The genomic stretch AGGCGATGGAGGAGTGTCTTGGCTGTGCCGGGTTGCATTGTTGAGGGGTTTTTACAGCTTTCAGACGTGCAGCACATGAACCACGATATTGTATGTGCACACCAACTGCAAAGCACACAGATCATGTGACTAAAGTGCCAACGCTGATCTGGATGAGGGATGTTGTGAAACGCAACAGGTAATCACCGGTACTTGAACGTTGGTGCTGAGCCAGAGGTAATGAACGGCGATAGACGCGCTCTGTGATTTAGGGTGGAGACAAGGCGCAAGGTGTGTGATGGGCTGTAGTGCAAAAAGTGGACCTTTGCTTTGAGGTGACATTACAGATTCTGGTTCTTGATGCAAGCAGTTGGATCATCTGGATCTCATTCAGACGTTTCACTTTTATAAACTCATTCCGTGTCCAAGGATGTCCTGATGCTCACAGTGTGAAGTTGCCTCTTGGCGCAGTGCCCGAGTCAGCCGGTGGGGAGTGTTTACACACTTGCGCTACTTCTGCcgccgaacacacacacacacacacacacacacactgctgttgTACCTCCTGTTCCCCTCTGCTTCCACATATAATATATCAAAGCATCACAGTATGTCTGCGGATCTCAGTGTGTCGGCCATCACTTCCTTAGCTGACttttacacacacgcacaaacacacaaacaatgcaAGGTGATGAAGGATGGTACCTCCCTGCGATCCAGCtgattctcacacacacacacacacacacacacacacacacacacacacacaccctgagcACTTGCAATAACACACGTGATGATGAAATAGTTACCTTGGCTTTTCTTAGGAATTTATTTGAGAAAGTCAGACAAAAAGGTAATcgtacaaaaacaaagcaatgaTTCACTGAGATAATAATGTACATCCAATCATCTCTTCCACACGCACAAATATGAGCATTTTCTAGAGAAGAATAGTTTTACACAAAGAAAAGGATGCGGCATGATTCTAAATGAATGCATATAAAAACCTTTTGACTGGTTTTAACACGCGTCTTTGTCTCCTctgtgtgttgtaaagatataCAAAGAGGTAGAAAGAGGCAACTAATGGatgcacgtcatgggacacCCCATTGGGCCTAGCAAGGATATGATGGATATGGGGCCTTGGTGGCTTCTTGGAGGTGGAATAGGTGTATCCCATGACCTGGCTGCCTCTTTTGACCTCTTTTTATACCTTTAGAAGACACAGAGAAGAGAAGGGGTGTGTTCATGCCTGACACGAGgatggtggatgatgggcaacataAAGTGTACTTTTCCAAGGAAGGGGTCCCAAAGGGGAGTCAATCAAGAAAGAAACACGGAGAGGAAAATAGGCTTGGAATGCTAGCCATTAAGATTAAGATGACACGGCTTTCCTGTAATGTGTAATATGTCCTGAGTGATTGCACTGGCCTATCTATGTTGATAAAGTCTATGTGGGCCTACTTCCTATAGTGAGGGGAGGAGGAATAAAATGATCAGAGGGAAACAGTGGAGCCATTCATGGAGAGGGCTCCTCTGGGATTGTGGTGCTTTATACGGAcaagaactgtgtgtgtgtgtgtggggggggggggggggtgaagaagaaaaaaatcattagaaTAGGTGGCGGAACTCGATGGAGCAGAACATGGCAGATATATTTGATCCATATGTAGATATACATGCAGAGAACAGAGCCCAGTGCGTGTGGTCTCATCCTCCCATCCTGTTTGGGGAAGGAGGGagctggatggggggggggggtgcttcctCTGGCTCGGAAGCCTCTGTTGTGACTACATTATAGTCCCTGACACCCTGTGCAATAATGTGCAAAATAACAGTAAGTGTTCCTGCAGGTGGCAGTCATGTGTACTTCACGTACACCAGCCCTTCTTCCACTTCATTTTTAGTTCTTCCCTTCATTTAGGAACATAAGTGCTCGCTAGCCATCCTTCATGTAGACGTAAGAAACCAAACAGAAATAACAATACAATCACATCAATAAATGCCAATAGAgtcaacaataaaaatgataaatgtaaATGACAGTAAAGTGTGCCCGTGTGACAGCAGCTACAGTCTTCTTCTAAACATCAAcaccgtccatccacccattcacaCCATACAtagcatacatacagtacataccgtAGACACGCTAGCAGTCAAACCTTGGGACGGACTTTCCCATTGAATAGCATGAGGACAGGGAAAGGCACGCAGGCCAGGAGGAAACCTGGAATGAATTTCTTTGTGTTTACCCAAAATATACACGGCCCAACTCCCTTCGTCCCGGCTGAGCGCCGACAAATCCGCCGACCGCTTATCAAATTAAACCGCCATTAGCAGCGTAAACACACAAGCTGGCGTACGCTCACCAAACAACGAGGACATGTTCCACGAGTCCTTCCTTCCGGCCCCAGAGAGGGCTCTTCCAAATAATCCTGACGAGGATTAGGGTTCACTTGACGAGGCCCCCAGTGCCTGTCACCACACGTCCGGAAGGGGACGCGGCTCGGGCCTCATAATATCACACCCGACCGGGCCAGCGTGGAATCCGGCCTAATTCCTTCCATGCGGGCGTGTTACCGTGGAGGATTCTCCTCACAGCCGAGCACAGGTGACGGCGCTGTGAAAGGCGTCCAGCTGTTTCAGGGATTTACCTTGCAAGGCTGCTAAGGCAAAGCGTGGCAGTAAAAAGAATACTATTCCAGTGTCCCCCCCCAGGGAACGCCTGCCTGAGTATATGGAAGAGTCCATCAGGCAAACACACGACATGCATGAACATGGGAAGAGGCCTTGATGGGCCACGGAGAAGAAGTTCCCGAGTTAATTAGACCAGGAAAAAGGACCCCCAAGGGGGACATTCCCAGCAATGACAGCTTTAGCAGCTGGGGGGGGGTCACACTGAGTTTTTCATGATGCTGTTCCACCCCCATCCTGTAGGTGGCACCAGTGTCTGCACGTCATCTGTTTCCAGACGTGTGTCTGAGAGACCCTCCAGAAAGTGGCCTCACGTCTTCAGGAAGACCTCATCCAGGATGCTGCTCTCACGGTTGTCGTCTTGTTTGCGTAAAGTCAGCTGCATGTCGAGCACAATGAATATTTATCACAGCTCAGAGAAATGCAATCCACCATTGAAAACCTTACAAGGCTAAAACGCGTCCAGACAGAAAGCCAATGTCCCCCAGTCCCTCTCTGGAATTCCACCCAAATCTGAGGGGGCCTTCCCCACTTTTACAGGAACAGCAAGCCATTAAATGCTCGATTTCAGACGGCGGCGCATGAATGCTTGCAGTTAACTTTATTCAGAAAAACGTTAGCTCCCCTGCGGCTTTCAGGCCGGCGGATTCACACCTCTGACATTTCAGAGACACCTTTTAAAGCCAGATGGCTGGCGTCCCACGCTCCCCTCCAGCGCCACACACCCTGACCACAATGGTGTGCAAGTTTAATAGAAGGAATGAATGTATAGCCAATCATCCGCACTATTCACACCAGAAAGTACAACAAATGCTTCCACTCCAGGCCAGTAGGTGGCACTAATCTTTCATGAATATTGCAGGTTAATATTGCAAGTCCCAGGTTCTCATCTACCAATTCCTGCTTACGGTAGGCGTGTCATGAGACCAGACGATAAACCAGATGGGGTCCACGACAATGAGccaagatgacatttttttaaaagaacaaGGAAATAATAAGACCTTTAATATGACCACTAAAAATGCGGGTGTGTTTATTCACACTCAAAGATATGATTGGCAACATTTGTTGACACCAAATACACCACAGTCatgataatatactgtatattaggaTTATTCttcacaataaaaacaacatatacatacacatcatttaaagacaaatgttatgtttttattagtatCTTCATTTGAGCTTTTTCCACTTATGCAATACATTGTCGctctatttttccacttttctttcttttatccacaaatggccctcgTGCCACACTTTGGCCACCTGTGCATGTTGCATCAGGTAGGCATGGTGCAGCACAGTGAGGGAGGTGCCAGGGCTGGGTTGCACTGTGGAGGGTTTTTCACGGCGTTACGGAGGTGAAGCTCGCCAACGAGCGCACACCACTTATTGCCTGATTGGGAAATGTGTGACACGTGTTTATTTCATCTATGTTTATTTAACATGATCACACAGGCCAAGACCTTTGCATGAGTGGGGAAGGTATCCCTTTGAAAACACGTTGACTTGGGACTTGCATGGGACTCCTGGATTAATATCATGTGTTTCTTTCCACGCACACAGACAAATGAGAGGCAGAAAGCGCAGCCATCATTACGCCAATAAGAGCCGACATTCATCTCAACACGCTGACGACTGTTAGCCAAGTAGCGCCACGCCACAAGCTAGCAGCCGTTAGTTGGGGTGTGTTGTGTGATCCCCTTACGAGGGACGCTGAGGGTGTCGGCGTACAAACGGCCTGATGGAGAGCACATGCAAGGCAAGCCAAGACTTATTAAAAATGCTTTTTCTGCTCATACATCAACCGATTTAGACCGTAAccaccctccccctccccccagaAGCTCATTAAATGTAACAGAAGAGCTTGGACAAAAGCTCTCTGGAGCACAAGAATGATCAATCTTTGCTGCTTTTCCTCCTTAGCAAGTTATGCGTTAGAAGGTCTGCTTGCCGTTGTTAGCACACAGAACtacacaaaaactacacaaaAACTACAGAAAAACTACGCAagctgtttgaaaaaaaaaaacacagccaacTTGGGTAGCAAGTCCTCAGCCGTGGACGGCTCACACAGACGCTCCAAAAGACCACTTGGTCACTTTCATCTGTCTCGTTAGAACACTGGCTGCTGGAAAGAAACACAGGATCTATACGACATAGCTGAAAGCTCATTTCTTTCTCTGGACTTCATGCCCAGTCGGTGATGACGAtgatttatgatgatgatttatgATGGtgatttatgatgatgatttagaTGATGTCATATCAGATGACTGAAATACACGCCGCATACTTGCAGTATCATGATTTTGTATGTTGATAGTTAAGCCTCTCtcttgctcaccatcatggtggACTTGCTGCTCCATGGCGGACTCCACACTTCCGTCCTGGTGCAGGTTGTCGGTTTGGCACGGTAGGAAAAGGCATGTCTGCACAGGATGAAGCTGATCTGAACCGTAGCACCTGCTGAAAGTGTGTCGTGATATGTCAACATAAGCGACACCATTGAGCGTCTCACATGCTCCATGCCGAAAGCAGCGGCGGTGAGGGCCAGTGGCCCTGAGATTGTCATCCTCCATGAGGAGGCACCAGCAAGTCCGCCATACTAAGTGACCTCGCGCCTCAGGGGTCACACTGCAAGCTAAATAGCAGCTAGCTGCCACAAAGAAAATAGGTTGCAGTGGCTCATTctcaggaaaacactgccccTAGCGTCCTGATAGAGAATTGCACGTCAAGCGTGAAGTAGAAGTGGATCACAGTAGCGTCTGAAGGGCGGGCACAGTGACCTCCTTGTCAATCAGACGACTAAAGCGTTCCATGATGAACATCTTTAATGCTGGCCGTGGCTTACGGTGCTTGAAAGGATGTGCTGAAACGTGCTGAAGGCaggaagggggggtgggggggtgggggggtctgtctGTCTGGACAGGAAATGGGCTGCTTTACCCTTTGACCCCAGTCCACCAGGCGTCTTTGTGCGTGTGCTGGAACAGGTTCTCTTCAGCCTGACGGACAGATGTTGGTCCTGGCAGCACGGGCAGGTGCTGTGCCCCCCGGTCGGAGGAGTCCTGGCAGGGGACTCACCAAGGGGATGGTGTGGTGAAAGGGAGTTAAACAACGGTCAGGTGACACACTTGGATCAGGTCACGATGGCTTCTTGGCAGGTAGAAGTTGTGAGTTTTGTTTGGTCGGCCGCTGCTTTGCAATAAAAGAGCTTCCCGGAACTCCAGCTCAGATATTGTTCCCTTGAAAACCGTTTGTTCCGCTTTCAACATTCTCCGACCGGACCGCAAATGCTCAGCAGGCGGAGGAGAGCGGGGGTGCGGGATGGGGCCCCCCCTCCTCTCGCCGCCTGAGCGGTGAGGCCAGGGGGTCACTGCTGGGGACTCCTCCCTGAAGGCAAGTCAAAACGGGTAATAGTAAACGCTCCGAGTTTTGGGTTTCTGGACCTCACGGTCACACGGGCCTGCGGCTTTGCCTTCAGCTCCTGCCCAGCATTCTCAGTCAAGATGTGAGGGATGGATCCAGAAGGGAAACACTGGAGTAGACTGCTGGAACTCTAACCCTAATTGTTGCACATTGTTGGAGGGAAGCTATTGACTTGATAGAAAAGTCATCACATGCGCTTTCAAAGTACAACAAATCAAACACACGCGCTCACACGCAGTGTTTGACCCAGTCTAAATAAGTCCCTTGCAGACGTCTAATCCCAGGCTTTGTTTTGGTGTTTACAGAAGAATTTCAGCCGTCCAAGGACATGGCAGGGAGGAAGGTCGGGACCCCCAAAGACTCCATGGAAGGAAGGGATGCCGAGCACAAAGCAGTCAAAGCACCAAGCATCCCATTGGCCTCATCCATCATGGGCGATGTAGCCGTGTTTTTCCATAGATTTCTTTGAAGCACGATATCAGAAACAAGTTCACATGCTGTTCACATCGATATCTACTGGATTAGTtgcggaggtctcatgtttccaGGTGGCACCGCCCAAGTATTTGTGGTGTTTAATAGCGCTTTATTCCtactctcttcttctttcttctgcCATAGCGACCCCAGAAGCACGTGTGCAGCTATGGACGTTCACCTTGTTACGTTTGGAGCTTATCTATCTTTCTTTTGGTcgtttaaatatttcatatttatatggccatagaacacaatacttGAAAAACCAGTCAATAGGatgtgctatacagtctatcaCACAGTATATGGATATGTCGGTCCATATGAtgggatatacagtatatcatacagtatatagatatGTCGGTCCATACAGCCCAGCCCTAAAGCAGCATCAGCCTGCGCTGCTGACGTTTTCGAAccaacccccaaaacaacagaGTTAGACTAAAAAGCTGATTAGCACATCAGTGTCCCCGTCAAAATATTTCCTAGACGTATTGGTTAACAAACACGGGCTCTTTTATTGATGTACTTTCATTTACTGCTGCTCACGTTGAAGCTTTGTTTAGACGTGTTCTCGCTAATTGGAGCAAAGCTTCCACAGAAAGATCTTCATCGGGAGAGGGAGGGTGACAAGAAAGGTGGACGTGCGGAAAGGCTGTTAATCTCTGATGGATCTTTGGCTCCCCGCCACAGTGATGGTGTCGGTCGGGAATGCCGcctgcatgaggagaacatgtgttgctgtgtgtgtgtatgtgcacactCTATGTGGGCCGTGCACTCATTAGTGTGCGCTGCACTGCAGGCTAGCTCCAGTTACAGTACTAAACAGCACTTTTGAAGTTTTAATAGAGGCCCGAGGAAAAGCTCAACCTGCAGGCGAAGACAAAGGTGGGAATTATTGAGGGGGACaagcaggtcatgtgaccacacatGACATTGAAATAAAGGACATGCTGTGTGCACCTGTTAGCTTTCAACAAAGCAAACACAACCTGAATTCTGTTAGAAAGCGTCCTTCAGGTAGAAGTggatcagccaatcagaagcgtGAGGAGAAAGTATGTGGAATGGCGCATGAGGAGGAAGGAACAACTGCGAAGGAACGCCCAGCATCACACACTGAAGAAAACAACTAGCAAAGACAATTGTCTTGCAGTTAGCATTGCTGGCATGCTGACTGAAGGGCTAAACACATCTCTTTAGTTTCCCAACATGCGTGTTCATGTGGGTGGGGGTCCGTGTGGCCGAATCGGCAGGCTGGAGTTGCAATAAACAGATGTGGAGTCTTTATGAGGTCTTTACAACAGGTTCAGCTGTGCCCAGATGTTTATGTACGctggtgtgtgtgcgcgcaaaAGCCAACACAGGCCCAACATGGAAACCTCTCATTAGTGAAGCGTAAAGGAACCACGGATGGAACAGGCCGCAGCAAAGGTTGGGTCTAGTCGcttcaaaacacaaacatctGCAGAAGTCACAATCACAGCCAGGCCGGCTGCTCGAATATTGAGATATGAGATATGAGAATATGAGAATATTCTCATAGCAAAAACACACCGAGTCACCCTCACGTCCTCACAGTGCACACAGCACCTCGGGAAGAACAGCGCCAGCGATGACGATAGCATCAGGCGTTGTCCTAAGCCTCAGTCGCACAGGCTCCTTCCTTCCACACATCTCATCCTGGGTGAGCAGGAGGATGGTGTGGAGGCGTTACGTCaagctagcaagttagcattggcAAAGCAAAGAACACGACTCAAGTCCATGACAAAGATGCATGTTGACAGGCTTACTAATTCTACTTCcttattttcacttcctggtcctCTGTAGTTCCTTTGTCTTCAGTCCTGTATGTGGAGGGGCCAGGGTCCTTGGGGTCTCAAAGCAAGAAATTCATGATAAACAAACCTTGCGACTTGCCCCAAGGGGGTTTGCTTCGTCATGATTTCATAATTGCATCGTAAATGCCCATCGTCGTCATTTCTGTACACGTATTAGCACTCGGCGCCTGTTGGCACGTCCCACCTCTGATTGTGTGCTAGAAGAATTGGTGTTCATGTAGTATACACagtagtatatactgtatacacagtaGTATATACGTACTGTATACACTCTATATAACGCTACTATTTCATACACATCGGTCCGGCTCAGTTGGCTCATTAGTGTTGTTCACGTGGAACATCAAGAAAGCAAAGCCGGGAAACGTAACGGACATAACGTCAATTCTGCTTGGTCCATCTGGCGAGGGGAACTCGTCTGACCtgtttcaacttgcttctatgGAGCAAACCATGCAGCTAGGTAAGAAAGTTCAACTTTTCTTCCTGCTTTTCACAATAAAGTCCAGAGGAACGGACACGCTAGTCACTTGAGTCAGAGTTTGAAGACGAGGCCAGTGGAAGAACTGGAGTGAAAAGGAGCGCTTGGGGGGAGAATGTGAGAATAAACGTGCTATAAAGCTGGCCGGGCCCGACTGTGGTCGTCACAGGGACGTGGCGGCCATCCAACATGGCCGACTTTATGGTCACATCTGAAAAAGCAGGCGAGAGCGGGAGGGAGGGACGTCAACAGATTCAGAGACCATTAGAGTCAAATCTTTTTccaatgtgaaaaaaggaaGGCCTCACGTTGCTTTCGCCGACCTTCATCAAcacctctcctcttcctctgtgGCCCAACACGCCTTCCGTccatcctcaccagggtgggggtatgctggagcctatcccagctgagaggcggggttggCCCTGGATGGGACATCACACCTCCGCTATTAGAAAGACTTTATTGAACATCTGGAGGGAAGCGGGGACTGACGCTTTTAGCATTCAGCTCCACCCTCGCTGTCAACTATCACACTTTCACCTCCGAAACCTCCAAAGTCCAACGCCCCTGAAGCCAAACAACTCGGAATTCACATGGATGTCATGTGATAGACCTCCAAAGTCACTCAAACGCATCGCCTCTGTCACCCATCACCTTTGCATGTTCCTGTCATCCCAGTGATGGCGTGGGGCGCCATTTTCACCTTTTACCAGCCGCAGCCCGTCTCGTCTTACCTGGACTCGTCTTACCTGGAAGACCAACAGCGCTGCACCGGAAACCAACACAGCAAATATCCCAGTCTACCATCAAGAGACACTTTCATACTGACTTACACCAACTGTGGCACCACCTGATCATTAATGATCAATTCATTTATCTTTTACAACATGGCGGAGACCCATTAAACACAGCTGTGGCCCCGGGCGCCATACTTTGAAAACCCCCGAGTTAGACACATTGATTATATTTGcattcatattattatcatcacttACTCACTACATTTCCTCGCAATGCTATCCGACATGAAGCTCGTCGTTTTGCGGCTTCTGAGGACGTGAGGAAGCGTTAGTGTGAAATGTTAGGACTGTACGACCTGTGGGATTATTACTGTTACTTTGCTGCCATCTACAGGCCGGAACACAAACTGACCAAGCACacgttcgttcattttctaccgcttatcctcacgaggctcgcggggtcattattattattattattagcgagGCCAAACGTGACTTATATTACCTTATCCATTTTCAAACGACGTCGTCTCGAGCAGCTCAGCTACTGTGTGACATTCTGCGGAAAACTGAAAAAAGACACAGTAACTGTGAACTCACGACGTTTGGTTAACTTTATCTGATATCGCAACGCCTGAATTATTTGGCTGTCGCCGACATCATTTCGGTCGACAATCAACGACATgaagagaaaacccacaagtcTGGAGAAAGGTATTTTTATAAAGTCGGGTCGTCGTTACTATAGAAACAAGTATTTGTGTACATTGTTCATGTAAATAGTGTAGCTATAGTCAGGAATATCAACTTTGTGTACATTGTTCATGTCATTAGTGTTGCTATAGTCAATGCTGGGACGCCGGCAGGGAACGTCTAAATCTCTCTCTCGAAATTCATTTCTATCCCCACATTAAAGTGCATGGTTAGAATTCGGTTTAACAAGCATAGTCATTTCCCTCTTCGCAAAATAAACGATCTTTGTGTCGCAGGGACATAAACTACGCATCCCATCGAGCATTTCGCGCATTGCCATGACTGCAGAAGGACGCTATGGCGGCTAGCCAGCGATAGTTATCCCGAATATCGGTCATGAACTAATGGACAACAGGATGCGAGGCATTCCCGGGACTCCGTCTGCTCCGGTCGCTAACGACGCCGAGCAGGGCGTCGAGGGCTGGGCCGTGAATCGACAGAGCCTCGTTGGCCACGCGAGGGAAATCCAGGTGACCGGGGCGGCGGAGGTTTGTTGCCCGGCCGACAGAGCGTCGGTGCGGTTCACGGTGGGCAGCAGCAAGGCGTCTGTGAGCGAGGTCACCGGTAGCGTGTCAAGGCGGGTGGAGTACATTTTACAGGCTGCCAGGTGGGAGAAATACAGCAGTAAAGGAGTAgacgatgctaatgctaatgctaagctaattgCACTGCTAGTGAGTGCTAATGATGATGCTTTGACAATTTGACAATCGCTTTGTTATTTTCAATGAAATCACAAACATTAGAATACAATCGTCATACTTGAGCAGTTTTAGTGTTCTAAATGACTTTGTATGTCTCCCCTTTCACTCCTGGATTGTTTTTCAGGAAATGCAAGTTAGCTTTGCAGGTGTGAACATTATGTTAGACTTTATTATTCTCAAGCTGTGTTACCTCCCCTGACGTTTTGTGGCCCTGCGTTACGTCACACGTCACATGGGAGCTGACCCTCAGGTGACCAGCGATGGGGACACGTGTTCACATGAGAAGATGATTACCGTGGCATATTCTTCCTCTATATGAGCAGACAACACGGCGTGAGAGAAGAAGACGTCATGGTGAGGAAATTCCTCCACAGGGATGAAGACGTGTATCACATGACCTCAGAGGTAAGGGAAGATAAGCCCAGGTGGGTCTATGCAGGTACGACGATCCAGTGCTAGCGTACTCGTAGCCTATGTGTCTTTCAGGTGACCGTGACCTTCTCCGACTTTGACGAGATGGAGCAAGTGTGCATCATCCTGTTGGAGAAGCTGGACAAGACCGTCTCAGTTGGAACACCTCGATTTTTCCACAGCGCGGAATGTCTCAATCGCATCCGGTAAACGCGTCTTCCTAAGGTGTTTGTGTATACGTAcagtcttaaaggggaacaGCACTTGTTTTGGAATGtcgcccatcattcccaatccttatgtgaaacatgaagacatattCCTTTCCCTTTTCTATAACACGGGAAAACCAGGtcatttcagctagcttacaatgctgtcatcgGGATACAGCTAGTATTtccact from Doryrhamphus excisus isolate RoL2022-K1 chromosome 1, RoL_Dexc_1.0, whole genome shotgun sequence encodes the following:
- the irak1bp1 gene encoding interleukin-1 receptor-associated kinase 1-binding protein 1 homolog isoform X2, producing the protein MDNRMRGIPGTPSAPVANDAEQGVEGWAVNRQSLVGHAREIQVTGAAEVCCPADRASVRFTVGSSKASVSEVTGSVSRQHGVREEDVMVRKFLHRDEDVYHMTSEVTVTFSDFDEMEQVCIILLEKLDKTVSVGTPRFFHSAECLNRIRQSVCVSAVDNAQQKASKISQLLGQSLGAPTLIRETDTREWRGKDEDGARWGADTPHAAAALLPPIPTITTSSLVSVYFRLQEGSRKKV
- the irak1bp1 gene encoding interleukin-1 receptor-associated kinase 1-binding protein 1 homolog isoform X1; this encodes MDNRMRGIPGTPSAPVANDAEQGVEGWAVNRQSLVGHAREIQVTGAAEVCCPADRASVRFTVGSSKASVSEVTGSVSRRVEYILQAARQHGVREEDVMVRKFLHRDEDVYHMTSEVTVTFSDFDEMEQVCIILLEKLDKTVSVGTPRFFHSAECLNRIRQSVCVSAVDNAQQKASKISQLLGQSLGAPTLIRETDTREWRGKDEDGARWGADTPHAAAALLPPIPTITTSSLVSVYFRLQEGSRKKV